A window of Lepus europaeus isolate LE1 chromosome 11, mLepTim1.pri, whole genome shotgun sequence contains these coding sequences:
- the LOC133769374 gene encoding elongin-B-like yields the protein MIRRHKTTMFTDAKESSTVFQRKRIVEGILKRPPDEQRLCKDDQLLDDGETLGGCGFTSQTARPQAPATVGLAFGADGAFEALRIEPFSSLPELLES from the coding sequence ATGATCCGGCGTCACAAAACCACCATGTTCACAGACGCCAAGGAGTCGAGCACTGTGTTCCAACGGAAGCGCATCGTCGAGGGCATCCTCAAGCGGCCGCCAGACGAGCAGCGGCTGTGCAAGGACGACCAGCTTCTGGATGACGGCGAGACCCTGGGCGGATGTGGCTTCACCAGCCAGACAGCTCGGCCACAGGCTCCAGCCACAGTGGGACTGGCCTTCGGCGCAGATGGCGCTTTCGAAGCTCTGCGCATCGAGCCCTTCTCCAGCCTCCCGGAGCTGCTTGAGTCATGA